AGGCCCGCATCCACGACGCGTTCTGGTCGTCGGCCTGGATCACGCTGCTGTACGTCGGCGGCGCCTGCCTGGGCAAGCTGATCATCGGGATGGTGTCGGCGCTGATCCTCAACGCCGAGATCAAGGCCCGCCACTTCTGGCGGTCGCTCCTCTTCCTCCCCTGGTCGATCCCTGCGCTGGTGACGGCGTACACCTGGAAGTGGATGTACAACGACGTCAACGGCGTCTACAACGCGGCGCTCACCGGCATCGGCCTGATCGACGCGCCGATCCTCTTCCTGGCAAAGCCCGAGTACGCGCTCTGGTCGATCCTCTTCGCCGTGATCTGGCAGGGCACGCCCTTCTGGACGATGACGTTCCTGGCCGGTCTCCAGGCGATCCCTGGCGAGCTGTATGAGGCCGCCGAGATCGACGGCGCAACGACCTTCAAGAGCTTCGTGTACATCACCCTCCCAAGCATCATGAGCGTGGTGGTGGTGACGGTGATGCTCTCGACGATCTGGACCACGAACTCGATCCAGTTCATCTACATCCTGACGAACGGCGGCCCTGGCGGCGCGACGGAGACCTTCCCGCTGCTGGCGATCTCGCAGGGGCTTCGGTCATACGACCTCGGCATCGGCTCGACGATCCCGCTGCTGTTCTTCCCCTTCTTCGCCTTCATGATCTACGTCGTCACCAAGCGCATGCTGAAGACGGGAGAGTAGGACGATGGCAGTCGTACAGCACTCGTCTCCATCTGGCATCGCTTCGGCGCCCCTGCTCGGCTGGTTCGCCAAGAAGAACCGTGGCTACCTCACGGCCGGCTACATCATCCTCTTCTTGATGGGCGCGTGGACGGCCTTCCCGTTCTACTGGCAGCTCGCCACGTCGTTCCGCTCAGACGCCGACCTGTACACGCCCGTGGTGGCGCTGATCCCCCGTGCCATCACGTTCGAGCACTACTACAACGTCTTGTTCGGCGCGCGCTCGCAGTTCGGCGTGCAGTTCGTGAACAGCTTGATCGTGGCGCTGGCCACGACGTTCATCGCCATCTTCCTCGGGGCGATGGGCGGCTACGCGCTCACACGCCTGAATTTCTTCGGCCGCGCCGAGATGGCCCGGCTCCTGGTGTAC
This DNA window, taken from Chloroflexota bacterium, encodes the following:
- a CDS encoding sugar ABC transporter permease yields the protein MSTLQVAARGSVATAQPRRNPFGRDWKLGYALSLPVFFVVIGLVAYPLAYSFWLSLQDVKVGAPGTFVGFANYYKVLFDSEARIHDAFWSSAWITLLYVGGACLGKLIIGMVSALILNAEIKARHFWRSLLFLPWSIPALVTAYTWKWMYNDVNGVYNAALTGIGLIDAPILFLAKPEYALWSILFAVIWQGTPFWTMTFLAGLQAIPGELYEAAEIDGATTFKSFVYITLPSIMSVVVVTVMLSTIWTTNSIQFIYILTNGGPGGATETFPLLAISQGLRSYDLGIGSTIPLLFFPFFAFMIYVVTKRMLKTGE